aaaggtaaaatgatGCAGCATGCACTACTTCTtatatcttttgttttatttatgagtTTGCATGGAccatcatgtatatatatatatatatatcacaatctCTACTCTCTTTTATCTAATATTATCTCATAAGTCACCATTCAAAAGCAATATATAGCTTTTACCAATCACTTGTTATCTTTGCTAAATCAACCTTACTTTAGAATACCCTAacgtaataattaaatttgttttaaaaacctAATTGAAGGAGGCATTTTCgctttaatttatatacattaaaaagaaaaaagacattTACATGCATTCACAATAATGCAGAAGACTGAAACTTTCTCTgtacaaaaggaaaagaaacataAGCTGACAATTTctttataaaatgtgaaaagaaaATGGACCCTACTAATAAATGACTTAGATTTGACTTGATTATGATCAAATGCATGTGAGATCACGAGAaaagctttatatatataagaaaattaaattattttataataataatcttcatttgattaatatttggtGGCATAAACACAACCCAAATCTTCTTGAAATAAAGttgttgttttaagttttaagaaCAAATTTTGATTGGCTACACAGTTTactacaaaatttaattatgtttaattagcTATATTCAGAAAAAAGATTATCCATACTCGATGTTCCTTATGGtcgtaaattttatttcttagtaGTAACCATACTGGTTTAAGTTAAAACAAATGTACTTACATGCTACTCTCCGTCTTTTAGGTCAGTAACAGCCCATATTTATATATAGGGGTGTAATCGAGTTGAGTTGACCTAAATATTGTTAAGTTCAAGCTCGATTCAAAATTCGGagttcaatattcaattcaagtTTAGttgaacatttatttttaagttcaagTTCGATTAAGCTTGTTTACCAATTTTTGTATTCGAGCTCGACTCAATAGTTAAGCTTAGggctaataatatatattatgggcaataacataatttaataatataaaaaatatgaaaagcttgATAAGTCTCACGAGACATTCtagtcaagtattattaagCTCGAATTCAACTTGATCGATAGCTCGAGCTCAACTCGATAATTACCGAATcgagtttgaaatattttttttgtcaaactCGAGTAGCTTGCGAGCACCAATGTCTCATTTACACCCTAGTATACCATAGGTTTGGAGAAAAGTTtagaaagattttgaaaaataggcttggataaataaaaattatacttattggtttaaaatatgggtcatATTCGGGTTTTAATATTCAATGTCAAGCTTAATTTGACTCGACCCATTTTCAAGtttataatatgaatttttttctcttttcttttaaattttaggtaatttagatcatattaaattaaatatattatatcataaagtaaatattaaaaaatatgttaagttAAACAATATGGGTAGCCTAAATGAGTTTGAAttaatcatttacaaatataagcGAGTTTGAGTAAAATTTGAGGCACATATTTTATGTCGGGGCAGGCTTAGGCAGTTATGTATGTATTGATTTATAGACTCGACCTGTAAACACCTTTGGTGGGCATTATGTTGGAACTAGACCAAATCAATCGGTTGAACTAAAAATCAATAATCCAATCGGTCCActgatacaaaaaaaaaatatgaggaaAATTGAATTCAAGCAATAAGGAAAATATGTGGATATGCAAACGGGATTGATGTGTGTGCAGAAGGATCAAAAGGGGGACTTTCTCTTGGTTGGAAAGAAGGagtatatgttaaattgaaaagttattcTAAAGATCATATAGATATAGAAGTTATAGAAAATAGTGGAGAAGAGTATTGGCGTTTTACAGGCTTTTATGGCTCATCAATTGAACAGAAAGGGAAAGATTCATGGAACCTCCTTAGACAGCTAAAAGGAAGCAACTAGTTGTCATGGCTTGTTATGGGGAATTGTAATGAAATACTGTTCTCGTTTGAAAAAAGAGGGAGTAGATTAAGGGAGGAAAGACAAATGTTGGCATTTAGGGAGGCTTTGGaagattgtgaattgaatgactTAGGATTTTCAGGACAATGGTTTACATGGGAACGAGGGAGACTTCCAAGCAATAACATTCGTGAAAGACTGGATAGGGGTGGCCAATCCACTATGGTGGGAAAGGTTCTTAAATTTCTCAGTTCAACATAAGTGTCATAGTATTTCCGACAATTGTCCCATATTTATTAACATAGTGACGCATGGAAGAGAGAGATTTGAGaatagtaaaaatatgtttagaCTAAATGTTGATTGGGTGCTGGAAAACGATTTCGAATAGGTAATCAATCAAGGATGAGATTTGGGAGATAAGGATCTGCCAGAGAAATTAGAAGAtctgaaattgaaattgaaaaattgggATAAATCTAGTAGTAGATCCAGATGGAAGACCAAAGAGGATTTAAAATCACgacttattaatttaaatagagAAGATCTAGATAATGATATTTTGGCAGAATTAACAGAAGTTAAGTTAACATTCAACATGGAAGCCGACAAGGAAGAATTATATTGGGAACAACTGGCAAGAGCTAATTGGTTACGTATGGGGGACCGAAACACTGCCTTCTTCCACAATTTTGCAAcacaaagcaaaaaaagaaatacaGTAAAAACTCTGGAGGATGGAAGGGGTGAATGGGTGGAGGGTGACAACGCCATTAACGAACTTGCAACCAATTTTTTCGACATCTATTTTCTTCCAATCCACTACAAAGTTGTGAAAGGCTCAAAAGCGAAGTCCAACCGTGTATTACAGAATCTCTAAATGAGGAACTTATTAGAGAATTTAAGGAAGAAGAGGTAGTGGAACCTTTAAAAAGTATGGCACCTCTCAAAGCATTAGGAAAATATGGATACCCGGCGTTTTTCTACCAAAAATTATGGAATATTATAGGAAAGATGTTAATTATTACCTTCAAGTACTGAATAATGGGATGGATTTTGAGGAAGTTAATAAAACCAATATTGTACTTATCCTAAAGGTACAAACCCCCACGAATTTGGGACAATTCAGACCCATAAGTCTTTGTAATGTCACATACAAATTGATCTAAAAAATAGTGGTTAATAGATTTCGAAGGGTGCTACACTTATGTATTGAAGAAACACAATGTGCTTTTGTCCTAGGAAGACAAATAACTGACAACATAATGATTGCTTATGAATTACTAcactctttcaaaaaaaaaagaaaagaggaggcACGGTgtattttgctttaaaattgGATATGAGCAAAGCCTATGGCAGAATGGAATGGAACTACCTTGAAAGCATGATGAAAATGCTAGGCTTTTGCAATAGGTGGATTGAGCTCATAATGAAGTGCGTACGAacaatgtcatactcagtagTACTTAATGGGATTCAAGGGCAGAATTTAAACCAATAAGAGGAATCAAACAAGGAGATCCATTGAGCCCATACTTATTTATCATATGTGCAGAAGGCTGCTTTAAGCTCCTGAACAAGGCTAAAAGGGAAAGACAAATTGACGGGGCTAAAGTGAGAATAAGAGAACTAGCTATCACTCATCTTTTCTTTGCTGATGACAGCATCTTATTTGGGAAAGCAACAATGGAAGGCGTAATGTTAATGAAGGTAGTAGTTAATGAATACGAAAGTATTTCCAGACAACTAGTGAATTTCAAGAAGTTATTGATCTACTTTAGCAAAAATGTACAAGACGAAATTAAAGGGCAGACAGGGAGAGTTTTGGGGGTACGAATTTCAAataatctagaaaaatatctgGGTTTACCAACAATGGTAGGCGGAAAAAGAAATGAGCGTTTCTTGAACTAAAAGAAAGATTCATCCAAAAATCAAAGAATTAGAGTATCCGCAATTTGTCCTTTGGGGGTAAAgaagtttttattaaatcaattttacaaGCCCTCCCGATTTACGCCATGCAGTGTTTTAAGTTACCAGTTTTACTTTGCAAAGAACTAGAAAATCTGGTGAGTAAATTTTGGTGGCacaatttaaaaactaataaaggCATTCACTGGTGTAGTTGGTTCACGATTAGTCCAAAAGCGTTCAGTGTTATGGGGTTTAGGGATTTAACAATGTTTAATACGGCCCTGTTGGCTAAATAGGGATGGAGACTAATCACCCAACCTGACTGTTTGTTTGCGCGcgttatgaaattaaattattatccgcatgataaatttttaaatgcaaGGTTAAAAGCTTACCCCTCCTTTACCTGGCGCAGCATTTGGAACGCACGAAGCTTACTTGAAGAAGGAACAGGCTAGAGGATAGGGAACGATCAATCAACAAACATCTGGAATGACGCTTGGCTACCCACTATTGATGATGGaagagtaaaaaattaaaacataaatatcaacTATTCAAAAGTAGCAGATCTAATCAATAAAGACTCATTTTCATGAAACTATGAGGCAATATGGAACTTACTCGAAAGGGAGCAAGCGGAGGCAGTTCTGTCTATTCCTTTGGTAAACAAGACGCAGTCAGATGTTCTAATATGGCGAGGGGACAAATTAGGCGAATACACAGTTCAAAGTGGCTTTAAATGGCTAATGACTAAGACTCTACACCTACAGGATTATATTATGggccaaattaccaaaaaagaatattttacaAAGATTTGGAATCTCCCGATcccaagtaaaataaaaatacatctGTGAAGAGTTGCCAATAATTTTCTTCCGACGCTCAGTACTCTTAGACTTCGAAGAATCAAGAATGATGTTGCATGTTCAGTCTGCTCAGTTGAAGAAGAAACTACGGAACACCTCTTTCGAGATTGCGAATTCACAAAACAGGTCCTGCTTGGACACCTTGCACATAAACGCAAGTCATACATGGAAACAATGGTCTGCCTCTTTCTTCcaaatgaataatattaaaatatgtactA
This genomic window from Gossypium raimondii isolate GPD5lz chromosome 10, ASM2569854v1, whole genome shotgun sequence contains:
- the LOC105776677 gene encoding uncharacterized protein LOC105776677, giving the protein MGYPGCILELKGHALRHLSFEGYTQKIRASPSTTRSRKPISSPNMTVCRHAFASAVVGSLVLPSGCPSRTCFVNSQSRKRCSVVSSSTEQTEHATSFLILRSLRVLSVGRKLLATLHRCIFILLGIGRFQIFVKYSFLVIWPII